The proteins below come from a single uncultured delta proteobacterium genomic window:
- a CDS encoding hypothetical protein (Evidence 5 : No homology to any previously reported sequences), giving the protein MQDFTQHPNFDRQIALEKEMVTRGADAFRRKVADARADKLEANTAHGSYLVRRAIAAVAEGVREFLAKAAKGTPGRKHLAAKYLRQVEPEVAAFLGLRSCLNFVSARITLQNAAILLATTLETEVRLARFEEVDPRPAGPNPHTTGDRVVSPARTPAQDC; this is encoded by the coding sequence ATGCAGGACTTTACCCAACACCCCAACTTTGACCGGCAGATCGCCCTTGAAAAAGAAATGGTAACGAGGGGCGCTGACGCCTTCCGCCGAAAGGTGGCGGACGCCAGGGCGGACAAGCTGGAAGCGAACACGGCGCACGGCTCCTATCTGGTGCGCCGTGCGATTGCAGCGGTTGCGGAAGGGGTGCGGGAGTTTCTGGCGAAAGCGGCCAAAGGCACCCCTGGCCGTAAACACCTCGCCGCCAAATACCTGCGGCAGGTCGAGCCGGAAGTGGCGGCGTTCCTGGGGCTGCGGTCCTGCCTCAATTTCGTGTCCGCCCGCATCACGCTGCAAAACGCGGCAATCCTGCTCGCCACCACCCTGGAAACAGAGGTCCGGCTTGCCCGCTTTGAGGAGGTGGATCCTCGGCCTGCCGGACCCAACCCCCATACAACTGGAGATCGCGTGGTATCTCCAGCACGGACCCCGGCGCAAGATTGTTGA
- a CDS encoding hypothetical protein (Evidence 5 : No homology to any previously reported sequences) has translation MPEKNDTMPEWRRLLRENAQDGVPPSDAPEFLFSGAEVLRDLALAREIFERSFRRGVTLCAAGETGLTVLLLWRGNIFGVYRHTLAARGVDGVLQDLKEFRLGWLPEETVRQTGGEGSAFADLPPEAEGFPAVFFAGVNAGLFAGHGKIYEKQA, from the coding sequence ATGCCGGAAAAGAACGACACTATGCCAGAGTGGCGGCGTCTCTTGCGCGAGAATGCCCAAGACGGCGTTCCGCCGTCCGACGCCCCGGAATTTCTGTTTTCCGGCGCCGAGGTCCTGCGCGACCTGGCTCTCGCGCGGGAAATTTTCGAGCGAAGTTTCCGCCGGGGGGTCACCCTGTGCGCCGCCGGGGAAACAGGTCTGACAGTTCTTCTTCTCTGGCGCGGGAACATTTTCGGCGTATACCGGCATACCCTTGCCGCGCGCGGCGTGGACGGCGTTCTCCAGGATCTCAAGGAGTTCCGCCTCGGCTGGCTCCCGGAAGAGACCGTACGGCAAACGGGCGGCGAGGGCTCGGCCTTCGCCGACCTGCCCCCCGAGGCGGAAGGGTTTCCCGCGGTTTTTTTTGCCGGTGTCAATGCCGGACTGTTCGCGGGCCACGGGAAAATTTATGAAAAGCAGGCATAA
- the paaK gene encoding Phenylacetate-coenzyme A ligase produces MAFYDPAEGWDREEIERVQLTRLRNTLQQALQSPLYEKRLGSLGITPESMGSLQSLRDIPFTTKADLRASYPYGLLSVPRDEIVRLHASSGTTGAAVAICHTQDDLNTWADLMARCMHMVGVRKSDVFQNMAGYGLFTGGLGIHAGAERLGCLTVPAGAGNTRRQIKLIQDLGTTVLHIIPSYALYLGATLKSIGLDPRELPPRIALIGAEPHTEEARQRIEYLLGLKAYNSYGLSEMNGPGVAFECLAQSGMHVWEDAYIPEILNPKTLEPVPDGEIGELVMTTLSRRGMPILRYRTSDLTRFVPGACVCGRQHRRIDRILGRADDMLIIKGCNIYPMQVEQILLSFPEVGQNYLIVLESEDGMDQMRVQVEIREEHFVEDVRALRGLQQKIAHRLHDEILMTPRVDLVQANSLPKSEGKAVRVVDKRGQ; encoded by the coding sequence ATGGCTTTTTATGATCCGGCCGAAGGCTGGGACCGGGAAGAAATTGAACGCGTCCAATTGACGCGGCTGCGCAACACGCTGCAACAGGCGCTGCAATCGCCGCTTTACGAAAAACGGCTGGGAAGCCTCGGCATTACGCCGGAAAGCATGGGCTCCCTGCAATCGCTCCGCGATATCCCCTTCACCACCAAGGCGGACCTGCGCGCCTCCTACCCCTACGGCCTGCTTTCCGTCCCCCGGGACGAAATCGTGCGGCTGCACGCCTCCAGCGGCACCACGGGTGCGGCCGTCGCCATCTGCCACACCCAGGACGACCTGAACACCTGGGCCGACCTCATGGCCCGCTGCATGCACATGGTGGGCGTCCGGAAAAGCGACGTGTTCCAGAACATGGCCGGGTACGGCCTGTTCACCGGGGGCCTGGGCATCCATGCCGGGGCCGAGCGCCTGGGCTGCCTCACCGTGCCGGCCGGCGCCGGGAACACCCGCCGCCAGATCAAGCTCATCCAGGATCTCGGCACCACGGTGCTGCACATCATTCCGTCCTACGCCCTGTACCTCGGGGCCACCCTCAAATCCATCGGGCTCGACCCCCGCGAACTGCCGCCGCGCATCGCGCTCATCGGCGCGGAGCCGCATACCGAGGAAGCGCGCCAGCGCATCGAATACCTGCTCGGGCTCAAAGCGTACAACTCGTACGGACTTTCCGAGATGAACGGTCCGGGCGTGGCTTTTGAATGCCTGGCCCAGAGCGGCATGCACGTCTGGGAAGACGCCTACATCCCGGAAATCCTGAACCCCAAAACCCTGGAACCCGTACCCGACGGGGAAATCGGCGAGTTGGTCATGACCACGCTCTCCCGCCGGGGCATGCCCATTTTGCGCTACCGCACCAGCGACCTGACGCGGTTCGTCCCCGGAGCCTGCGTGTGCGGCCGCCAGCACCGGCGGATAGACCGCATCCTGGGCCGCGCGGACGACATGCTCATCATCAAGGGCTGCAACATCTACCCCATGCAGGTCGAGCAAATTTTGCTGTCGTTCCCGGAAGTCGGGCAAAACTACCTCATCGTCCTGGAAAGCGAGGACGGCATGGACCAGATGCGGGTCCAGGTGGAAATCCGCGAGGAGCATTTCGTGGAAGACGTGCGCGCGCTCAGGGGGCTGCAACAGAAAATAGCCCACCGGCTGCACGACGAAATACTCATGACGCCGCGTGTGGACCTGGTCCAGGCGAACAGCCTGCCCAAGAGCGAGGGCAAGGCCGTGCGCGTCGTGGACAAACGCGGTCAATAA
- a CDS encoding conserved exported hypothetical protein (Evidence 4 : Homologs of previously reported genes of unknown function): MFPSGGAIRGLFRFLPALALGLCCAVAAVLPARAVPPKYFDVLDATIALAPEDITARLSINVDNVTGLYEMLKDGASVELLVNARLDRVRTFWTNVTLAEMELFSTLHHNPLTREFSLYMPGETKPMLDKNLDRLLAATWQKYAVHFGPISILDGEKDSEYRIVLTLNLQHAKPPPWLGKDFMLWSKKILDPETIILPFRY; encoded by the coding sequence ATGTTCCCATCCGGCGGCGCCATACGCGGGCTTTTCCGCTTTCTCCCGGCCCTGGCCCTGGGTCTTTGCTGCGCCGTTGCGGCCGTTCTGCCGGCCCGCGCCGTGCCGCCGAAATATTTTGACGTGCTGGACGCCACCATCGCGCTTGCGCCGGAAGACATCACGGCCCGGCTCTCGATCAACGTCGACAACGTCACCGGCTTATACGAGATGCTCAAAGACGGGGCTTCCGTCGAACTGCTCGTCAACGCCAGGCTCGATCGGGTGCGGACTTTCTGGACGAACGTCACCCTTGCGGAAATGGAGCTCTTTTCGACCTTGCACCACAACCCGCTGACCCGCGAGTTTTCCCTGTACATGCCGGGGGAAACCAAACCCATGCTGGACAAAAACCTGGACCGGCTCCTGGCAGCGACCTGGCAGAAATATGCCGTCCATTTCGGGCCGATCAGCATCCTGGACGGCGAAAAGGACTCCGAATACCGGATCGTCCTGACGCTGAACCTCCAGCATGCCAAGCCGCCGCCGTGGCTGGGCAAGGATTTCATGCTCTGGTCCAAAAAAATCCTGGACCCGGAAACGATCATACTGCCGTTCAGGTATTAA
- a CDS encoding Multi-sensor signal transduction histidine kinase: MIAFLKSLFIIPTEGITTRERERLRRRRELISVSGALVLALVLTRVLFYLYDTGSALFITVFSLNFLLLLAIFVVVIRNTLKLLLERRRGVIGARLRTRMTLAFVIMTVTPCLLMFLITSKFVQISVDFWFKDQISGSMETALEVGRADLEKTERRILIQGMNIIAEASDKGILHPSPELDAYLRAERRENALPLIGILSDERRETLWHASPDAMESWRAGKAMFNWDTLEQQGSQTILSPGLEDDYVLSVQRLPAGGFFVSAQSMGPFFKTKMDRLAAASTEYKQLRQIRNEVKWMLYSGLSVLTMLIMLGAIWFGFRVAKEVTAPVLSLADAAQRIAKGELDVRLDGHAKDEIGMLIRAFNSMAADLETFRADLTGANNRLEEQNREIVQHSQYVEAILNNITSGVISVDHEGHINMVNTAACAILGSSKDVVGQDLVRFLPEEMGRQARAMFEQFRNRPLSTWQRQINMQLFGQERRLMVSAAGLVTPEGENRGFVAVFEDISEMERMQRMAAWREVARRIAHEIKNPLTPIKLSAQRLQRKFGNVVNDAAFSQSTELIVRQVENLQDMVQEFSAFAKLPEVDPKAGDITPLLTELAELFRNSHSQIQWVLDLPDSIPILPMDKNGLRRAFLNILANAAEAVEQTPAPQVRIGAAVDTARSVLRIAVEDNGQGLSENERSRLFEPYFSRKKGGTGLGLTIVRSIVSDHKGYVRADTSTLLGGAMITIELPLM, encoded by the coding sequence ATGATTGCATTCCTCAAAAGCCTTTTCATCATCCCCACGGAGGGGATAACCACCCGGGAGCGGGAGCGGCTGCGCCGCCGGCGGGAGCTTATCTCGGTCTCCGGGGCCCTTGTGCTCGCGCTCGTCCTCACCCGCGTGCTGTTTTATCTGTACGACACGGGCTCCGCCCTCTTCATAACGGTTTTCAGCCTCAACTTCCTGCTGCTGCTCGCCATTTTCGTGGTTGTCATCCGCAATACGCTCAAGCTCCTCCTGGAGCGGCGGCGCGGGGTTATCGGCGCGCGGCTGCGCACCCGCATGACCCTTGCGTTCGTCATCATGACGGTTACGCCCTGCCTGCTCATGTTCCTGATAACCTCCAAGTTCGTCCAGATTTCCGTGGACTTCTGGTTCAAGGACCAGATTTCCGGCTCCATGGAAACCGCCCTGGAAGTGGGCCGCGCCGACCTTGAAAAAACGGAACGGCGCATCCTCATCCAGGGCATGAACATCATCGCCGAAGCCTCGGATAAGGGCATTCTGCACCCCAGCCCGGAACTTGACGCGTATTTGCGGGCCGAGCGCCGGGAAAACGCCCTCCCGCTCATCGGCATTCTTTCGGACGAGCGCCGCGAGACGCTCTGGCACGCCTCCCCGGACGCCATGGAGAGCTGGCGGGCCGGCAAGGCGATGTTCAACTGGGACACCCTGGAACAACAGGGATCGCAGACCATCCTCTCCCCCGGTCTTGAGGACGATTACGTGCTGTCCGTGCAGCGGCTGCCGGCGGGCGGTTTTTTCGTCAGCGCGCAAAGCATGGGGCCGTTCTTCAAAACCAAAATGGACCGGCTAGCGGCCGCCAGCACGGAGTACAAGCAGCTCAGGCAGATCCGCAACGAAGTGAAGTGGATGCTCTATTCGGGCCTCAGCGTTCTGACCATGCTCATCATGCTCGGGGCCATCTGGTTCGGCTTCCGGGTCGCCAAGGAAGTGACCGCGCCGGTTCTTTCCCTCGCGGACGCGGCCCAGCGCATCGCCAAGGGCGAACTTGACGTGCGCCTCGACGGCCACGCCAAGGACGAGATCGGCATGCTCATCCGGGCCTTCAACAGCATGGCGGCGGACCTTGAAACCTTCCGCGCGGACCTGACCGGCGCCAACAACCGCCTGGAAGAGCAGAACCGCGAAATTGTGCAGCACAGTCAGTATGTCGAGGCCATCCTCAACAACATCACGTCCGGCGTGATTTCCGTCGACCACGAGGGCCACATCAACATGGTCAACACCGCGGCCTGCGCCATTTTAGGCTCGTCCAAGGACGTCGTGGGCCAGGACCTGGTGCGCTTCCTGCCCGAGGAAATGGGGCGCCAGGCGCGGGCCATGTTCGAGCAGTTCCGCAACAGGCCCCTCTCCACCTGGCAGCGCCAGATCAACATGCAGTTGTTCGGGCAGGAGCGGCGGCTCATGGTCAGCGCCGCGGGCCTTGTGACGCCGGAAGGCGAAAACCGGGGCTTTGTGGCGGTTTTCGAGGATATATCGGAAATGGAACGCATGCAGCGCATGGCGGCCTGGCGGGAAGTCGCGCGCCGCATCGCGCACGAGATCAAAAACCCGCTTACGCCCATCAAGCTCTCCGCCCAGCGGCTGCAACGCAAATTCGGCAATGTGGTGAACGATGCGGCCTTCAGCCAGAGCACGGAACTCATCGTGCGCCAGGTGGAAAACCTGCAAGACATGGTGCAGGAATTCTCCGCCTTCGCGAAACTGCCGGAAGTGGACCCCAAGGCCGGCGACATCACCCCGCTGCTCACCGAGCTGGCGGAGCTGTTCCGCAACAGCCATTCGCAGATCCAATGGGTGCTGGACCTGCCCGATTCCATCCCTATCCTGCCCATGGACAAGAACGGGCTGCGCCGGGCATTCCTGAACATCCTGGCCAACGCCGCCGAAGCCGTGGAGCAGACTCCGGCCCCGCAAGTCCGTATCGGCGCGGCGGTGGATACCGCGCGCTCCGTTCTGCGCATCGCGGTCGAGGACAACGGGCAGGGCCTCAGCGAAAACGAACGGTCGCGGCTTTTCGAGCCGTACTTTTCACGGAAGAAAGGCGGCACGGGCCTCGGGCTCACCATCGTCCGCTCCATTGTTTCCGACCATAAAGGCTATGTCCGGGCCGATACCTCCACCCTGCTGGGCGGCGCCATGATTACCATCGAACTGCCCCTCATGTGA
- a CDS encoding conserved hypothetical protein (Evidence 4 : Homologs of previously reported genes of unknown function), which produces MLDIATTKTSTIESFKDDSRHDVVIVLPYITEDRARRTQAVLRERTKHGGLLVLANDDKRLGFIATANAVYAGTRSEYFCYLAEDAFPGYYWLEYAMDTMRKSGAGLLAFSDGRFFGRIAAFGLLRREWAQTLYGGPFFYPGYASHFADTELSVIAAQTDSLVYNPNAILLEVDYEKRLHPNNADDEALYTRRASSGFDGKIPPFHPQSPPI; this is translated from the coding sequence ATGCTCGACATTGCGACGACGAAGACTTCGACGATCGAGTCCTTCAAGGACGACTCCCGCCATGATGTGGTCATCGTTCTCCCCTACATCACGGAAGACCGCGCGCGCCGCACCCAGGCGGTCCTCCGGGAAAGGACAAAGCACGGGGGGCTGCTTGTGCTTGCCAACGACGACAAGCGGCTCGGATTCATCGCCACCGCCAACGCCGTCTACGCCGGAACGCGTTCCGAGTATTTCTGCTACCTGGCTGAAGACGCATTCCCCGGCTACTATTGGCTGGAGTACGCCATGGATACCATGCGGAAATCCGGCGCGGGGCTGCTCGCGTTCAGCGACGGGCGATTTTTCGGCAGGATCGCGGCCTTCGGCCTGCTCAGACGGGAATGGGCGCAAACGCTCTATGGCGGCCCGTTCTTCTACCCCGGCTATGCATCGCATTTCGCCGACACGGAACTGTCCGTGATTGCCGCCCAGACCGACTCTCTGGTTTACAACCCCAATGCGATACTGCTTGAAGTCGACTATGAGAAGCGCCTGCATCCCAACAACGCCGACGATGAAGCACTGTATACCCGCAGGGCGTCCTCCGGCTTTGACGGGAAAATCCCGCCGTTCCATCCCCAATCCCCTCCAATATAA
- a CDS encoding Anaerobic ribonucleoside-triphosphate reductase gives MLAEIIKRDGKTVPFDSTKILNAISKANKAVGEEEMTTTDLLFVTEKVCKRLESEGLKHVEEIQDVVEDSLIRFGYARTAKAYILYRAEHAKIRNAESYLMDIYKRLTWSSAGEEDIKRENANIDGDTAMGTMLKYGSEGSKFFIDNHVLPKDASAAHANGDIHIHDKDFYMLTQTCCQIDLIPLFRNGFSTGHGYLREPNSIESYSALGCIAIQANQNEMHGGQSVPNFDYAMAQGVIKTFRKEYGKAFTTYVQISQNWDAEAARDTADAMRVDVGSDIRLGTVATYGKALVQSALPGLKDLAQKAHEYAVKEATAATDRRVYQSMEAFIHNLNTMNSRAGAQVPFSSINYGTDTSAEGRMVTRNILLATQAGLGSGETSIFPVQIFKVKAGVNYNPADPNYDLFTLAMATSAKRLFPNFSFLDAPFNLPYYKPGDYNTEVGYMGCRTRVLGNAYDPDRQVTCGRGNLSFTSVNLPRLGIEAGGNIEKFYTLLDDRIDLVFRQLLHRLKIQSAKKVRNYPFLMGEGIWIDSKTLSWDDTIEDVLKHGTLTIGFIGLAETLVALIGKHHGESEEAQKLGLEIVGHIRKRADEKSAETKLNFSVIATPAEGLSGRFVAIDRKRYGVLPGVTDREYYTNSFHVPVFFPIQAFKKIRIEAPYHALTNAGHITYVELDGDASKNPEAFEAVIRYMHDQGVGYGSINHPLDRDPVCGYVGVIHDVCPRCGRREGEPISREKLEELRRKHPGVPSWEE, from the coding sequence ATGCTCGCAGAAATCATAAAAAGAGACGGCAAAACCGTTCCTTTTGACTCCACGAAAATTCTGAACGCCATCAGCAAAGCCAATAAAGCCGTCGGCGAAGAGGAAATGACCACCACGGACCTCCTCTTCGTCACGGAAAAGGTCTGCAAGCGCCTGGAGTCCGAGGGCCTCAAGCACGTCGAGGAAATCCAGGACGTGGTGGAGGATTCCCTCATCCGGTTCGGGTACGCCAGGACCGCCAAGGCCTACATCCTGTACCGGGCAGAGCATGCGAAGATCCGCAACGCGGAATCGTACCTGATGGACATATACAAAAGGCTCACCTGGTCCTCGGCCGGCGAGGAAGACATCAAGCGGGAAAACGCCAATATCGACGGCGATACCGCCATGGGCACCATGCTCAAGTACGGCTCCGAGGGCTCGAAGTTCTTCATCGACAACCACGTTCTGCCCAAGGACGCCTCCGCCGCGCACGCCAACGGCGATATCCACATCCACGACAAAGATTTTTACATGCTCACCCAGACCTGCTGCCAGATCGACCTGATCCCGCTGTTCAGGAACGGGTTTTCCACGGGCCACGGCTATTTGCGCGAGCCCAATTCCATCGAGAGTTATTCCGCCCTCGGCTGCATCGCCATCCAGGCCAACCAGAACGAGATGCACGGCGGCCAGAGCGTTCCCAATTTCGATTACGCCATGGCCCAGGGCGTGATTAAAACGTTCCGCAAGGAATACGGCAAAGCCTTTACCACTTACGTGCAGATCAGCCAGAACTGGGATGCCGAAGCCGCCCGCGACACTGCGGACGCCATGCGCGTGGACGTCGGTTCCGACATCCGCCTGGGCACGGTTGCGACATACGGCAAAGCCCTGGTGCAGTCCGCCTTGCCCGGCCTGAAGGACCTTGCGCAAAAGGCCCACGAATACGCCGTCAAAGAAGCCACGGCCGCCACGGACCGCCGCGTGTACCAGTCCATGGAAGCGTTCATCCACAACCTGAACACCATGAACTCGCGGGCCGGGGCCCAGGTGCCCTTCAGCTCCATCAACTACGGAACCGATACCTCCGCCGAAGGCAGGATGGTGACCCGCAATATCCTGCTCGCGACACAGGCCGGCCTCGGCAGCGGGGAAACCTCCATTTTCCCGGTCCAGATTTTCAAGGTCAAAGCCGGAGTGAACTACAACCCCGCGGACCCGAACTACGACCTGTTCACCCTTGCCATGGCCACCTCCGCCAAGCGGCTGTTCCCCAACTTCAGCTTCCTGGACGCGCCGTTCAACCTGCCCTACTACAAGCCCGGCGATTACAACACCGAAGTCGGCTACATGGGCTGCCGCACCCGGGTTCTGGGCAACGCGTACGACCCGGACCGCCAGGTCACCTGCGGCAGGGGCAACCTCAGCTTCACCTCGGTCAACCTCCCCCGCCTGGGCATCGAAGCCGGTGGAAATATAGAGAAATTCTATACGCTGCTGGACGACAGGATCGACCTGGTCTTCCGCCAGTTGCTGCACCGGCTGAAAATCCAGAGCGCGAAGAAGGTGCGCAATTATCCCTTCCTCATGGGCGAAGGCATCTGGATCGATTCCAAAACACTCTCCTGGGACGATACCATTGAAGACGTGCTCAAGCACGGCACGTTGACCATAGGGTTCATCGGCCTGGCCGAAACCCTGGTGGCGCTTATCGGCAAGCACCATGGAGAGAGCGAGGAAGCGCAAAAACTCGGCCTTGAAATCGTGGGGCACATCCGCAAACGGGCGGACGAAAAGTCGGCGGAAACCAAACTGAATTTTTCCGTCATCGCCACCCCGGCCGAGGGACTCAGCGGCCGCTTCGTCGCCATTGACCGCAAGCGCTACGGCGTTCTGCCGGGCGTCACGGACAGGGAATACTACACCAACTCCTTCCACGTGCCGGTGTTTTTCCCGATCCAGGCCTTTAAGAAAATCCGGATTGAGGCGCCCTACCACGCCCTCACCAACGCGGGCCACATCACCTACGTGGAACTTGACGGGGACGCCAGCAAGAACCCCGAAGCGTTTGAGGCCGTCATCCGGTACATGCACGACCAGGGCGTGGGCTACGGCTCCATCAACCACCCGCTCGACCGCGACCCGGTCTGCGGCTACGTCGGCGTCATACACGACGTGTGCCCGCGCTGCGGCAGGCGGGAAGGGGAACCCATCAGCAGGGAAAAGCTGGAGGAACTGCGCCGCAAACATCCCGGCGTGCCCTCCTGGGAAGAATAA
- a CDS encoding conserved hypothetical protein (Evidence 4 : Homologs of previously reported genes of unknown function), whose product MLLDPRRNNEKVEAAARNVGANVGFERTRRITGYLVGTLDRFNNAKRAEEKDRVRHGA is encoded by the coding sequence ATGTTGCTTGACCCGAGACGGAACAATGAAAAAGTGGAAGCCGCCGCGCGCAACGTGGGCGCGAACGTCGGGTTTGAACGCACCCGCCGCATCACCGGGTATCTTGTGGGCACGCTCGACCGTTTCAACAACGCCAAACGCGCCGAGGAAAAAGACCGGGTCAGGCACGGTGCCTGA
- a CDS encoding Anaerobic ribonucleoside-triphosphate reductase-activating protein (fragment), translated as MPEIRLGGIQEESIVDGPGLRFVVFTQGCPHRCAGCHNPETHDPAGGFTMDTRVLLERFGQNPLLSGITFSGGEPFMQAAPLAAIAREVKTGGKTVVVYTGYTLEALLARADTAARDLLALTDLLIDGPYVESLRDLDLTFRGSSNQRILDTGAIARAMRIPA; from the coding sequence GTGCCTGAGATCAGGCTCGGCGGCATCCAGGAAGAATCCATCGTTGACGGGCCGGGGCTGCGCTTTGTCGTCTTCACCCAAGGCTGCCCGCACCGCTGCGCGGGGTGCCATAACCCCGAAACCCACGACCCGGCGGGCGGCTTTACAATGGATACGCGGGTTCTTCTGGAACGGTTCGGGCAGAACCCGCTCCTGTCCGGAATAACCTTTTCCGGCGGCGAGCCGTTCATGCAGGCGGCCCCCCTGGCCGCGATAGCGCGGGAAGTCAAAACCGGCGGCAAAACCGTGGTGGTATACACGGGCTATACTCTGGAAGCGCTCCTCGCCCGCGCCGACACCGCCGCCCGCGACCTCCTGGCCCTGACGGACCTCTTGATCGACGGGCCGTATGTCGAATCCCTGCGGGACCTTGATCTGACCTTCAGGGGAAGTTCCAACCAGCGCATTCTGGATACCGGCGCCATTGCCCGCGCCATGCGCATCCCGGCCTGA